TTTATAGATATCAAAAGTTCCTGTACTTCCATAGATGAACGTAATACCGAATAAAAGGAATCCGGTGGCAAACGCTCCCATCAGGAAGTATTTTATAGAGGCTTCGTTTGATCTTAAATCAGTTTTATTAGCTCCGGCCATCACATACAATGGGATGGAAAGGATTTCAATACCTAAGAACAGGGTTACCAGATTCTGATATCCGAAAAGAGTAATACCTCCGCACAAAGCGAATAGCATCAATGCATACAATTCGGACTGATGGCTTCTGTGATTACTGAATGCGAAACCACCCAGAAAGAACAATAGTAAAGTAGTTACAATTGAGATTTTTGTAAATAAGGCAGTATTAGAGCCATATTCATACATATGTCTGTAATGTTCGAAAAATGAACATTCAGGCAGGAAGCTAACATATAATGCAATGATTAACCCCAAAATCCCAATGTACCTTGCGAATTTTCCTTGTTCAAAAACGCCTGAAAATAACGCAGCAACTGCAGTTAGGAAAACAATAATTAAAACACTCATAATATAGATTTGAGATTCGAGATTCGAGATTCAAGATAAAAACACTGACTTCTCAATTTCATACTCTCTTAATTTTTTAAATTATTAAATTAATCTTTAAATTTTTGAATCTTTCAATCTTTTAATTAATCAAAGATGCATAGATAAACTTCAGCGAACTACTCACCATTTCGATTACCGGTTGAGGGAAAATACCAAGTAAGATCACAAAAACCGCTAAACTGGCCAGAACAGAAAACTCCACTCCTGAAAGATCTTTCGCTGTACTCAATACGGCTTCATCTCCTTTTCCGAACATTGCCTTTCCGTAGAATCTCAATAGATAAACAGCAGAAAGAATCACAGTTAAACCTGCAATAATAGCAGCTAATACATTAAAGTCAAAGATTGATTTAATCAAAATGAATTCCCCGATAAAACCATTAGTCAACGGAACGCCCATTGAACCTAAAAGGATCAGTAAAAACAATACGGCAAATTTAGGAGCTACTTTCGCTAAACCACCCATTTGTCTGATGTCTCTTGATTTAAATCTTTTATATAAAATGTCTGCACAATAGAATAAACCTACGACATTAATACCGTGAGCAAAAGTTTGTACCAAAGCACCTTCAGCACCTTCAGTAGTAAATGTTCCTCTTAGTGTAACAACAGCAGATGCAAAAATACCTGCTACCATCAATCCAACGTGAGAGAAAGATGAATAGGCAATGATCCTCTTCATATCATCCTGGATAATTGCGATCAATGCTCCATGAAGGATTCCTACTATCGCAAGGATAATAACGATCTGCCCTGAAATTCCCATAATAGGAATAGGAGTGATCGGTAATAAATAACGGATAACACCATACACAGCCATTTTAAGCATGATCCCTGATAATAACATCGATCCCTGGGTAGGTGAGTAGGTATAGGTATCAGGCTGCCATGTGTGGAACGGGAAGATCGGTAATTTCACAGCAAATGCAAAGAATATAAACCAAAATACAACCGTCTGCTGAGTTTCATTAAGTGATGCATTGTATAGATCTGTTAAGGCAAATGATGCAGAGTGATTATACACATAAATCAATCCGGCAAGCATGAATAAAGATCCTACGAATGTATATACAAAGAACTTCGTGGTGAATTCAAATCTTTTATTTTCCTGGCCCCAAAGTCCGGCAATGAACCAGATTGGAATCAGTGTTACCTCCCAGAAAATGTAGAACAATAATCCATCCAGAGATGTGAAAACTCCTACAAGTCCAAACTGCATCAACAGGATAAGACCATAGAATGAGTTTCTGTAATTGATGTTCTCATTAAATGAAGATAAAATAATGATTGGCGAAAGGATATTGGTCAGCAATAAAAGCAGCATACTCATCCCGTCAATACCGAAATGAAGCGAGCTTTTAATAAATTGTGACCATGGATAATTGATCTCATGCTGCAATACACTATCTACGGTCGGAGTAAAATCGAAATCCGAAAGTATATAAAATGTAAGAAGCATTTGTACCAATGCAATTCCTAGTGCCAAATATTTGCTGGATTTATTTTTCCAGGCAAAAACAAGTCCCGACCCTACTAGAGGTAAAAGCAATAATGTTAATAATAAACAAGACATTATTATTGTAATATAAAGTTAACAATCAGTATAATTCCCACAGCTAAAGACATGATAAGAATGTATGTCTCAACATTTCCGTTTTGAATACGTTTCATAGATTTACCGCTGTCCTCAGCTCCTTCACCTACGAAGTCTACAAAACGATCTAGAACACCCTTATCAAACATTTTACCTCCACGTCCTAATCCTTCAACAGTTTTTACAATTAATGCATTGTAAAGTTCGTCAATATATAATTTTTTAGCAGACAGCTTTTCCCAGCCTGTATAGCTTTCTTCCGGAAGGGCTCTCTTTTGCTTATTCACATACGTGTTTTTAACGATGAACCATACCGCGAAGAACATTACAACAGTGGCTGCTAATAATATCATTTCAGTATTAAAATCAACTCCTGAAAGCGTAGCTTCCATTTGTTTGAAACTTTCTTCAGTAAGAACCGGCTTCAGCCATTCCATTAATTTTGCATAATGACCGTGGCCGATAAAGTGAGGAAGGTTAATAAAACCTCCGATAACAGAAAGAATAGCCAATACGATCAACGGTAACGTCATGTTCATCGGGCTTTCATGCAAGTGGTGTTTCTGTTCCTCAGTTCCTCTGAACTCTCCGTGGAATGTAAGGTAATACAGTCTGAACATATACGTTGCCGTAATAGCTGCCAGAATGAATAACATTACCCAGTAGATTGGATTTTTTGCAAATGCCGCTACCAGAATTTCATCTTTGGAAATCATCCCTGAAAGTAAAGGGAAACCAGAGATTGCCAGTGTTCCGATAAGGAAAGTAGCGTGCGTAACAGGAATTACTTTCTTAAGTCCGCCCATAAAACGCATGTCCTGCTCATTACTCATAGCGTGGATCACAGATCCTGCTCCTAAGAATAACAATGCTTTGAAGAAGGCGTGTGTCATTACATGGAACATCGCTGTAGTATAAGCTCCTAATCCCAAAGCAATGAACATAAATCCAAGCTGCGATACAGTAGAATAGGCCAATACTTTTTTGATGTCGTTC
The sequence above is drawn from the Chryseobacterium daecheongense genome and encodes:
- the nuoL gene encoding NADH-quinone oxidoreductase subunit L, coding for MENLVYAIVLLPLLGFLINGLFGKNLPKIVVGGLATAAVFGSFCIAVSIFMNFNSESQPVIVKAFEWFRVNGVQINFGFQIDQLSLMMIMIITGIGSLIHLYSIGYMSHDKGFYKFFTYLNLFIFSMLLLVMGSNYLILFIGWEGVGLCSYLLIGFWFTNEEYGKAARKAFIMNRIGDLGLLIGIFMIASQTNAIDYLSVSQNASKFELDGTVIIFITASLFIGATGKSAQVPLYTWLPDAMAGPTPVSALIHAATMVTAGIYLVVRSNFLFTLAPTVQGGILLIGFLTAALAGFYALRQNDIKKVLAYSTVSQLGFMFIALGLGAYTTAMFHVMTHAFFKALLFLGAGSVIHAMSNEQDMRFMGGLKKVIPVTHATFLIGTLAISGFPLLSGMISKDEILVAAFAKNPIYWVMLFILAAITATYMFRLYYLTFHGEFRGTEEQKHHLHESPMNMTLPLIVLAILSVIGGFINLPHFIGHGHYAKLMEWLKPVLTEESFKQMEATLSGVDFNTEMILLAATVVMFFAVWFIVKNTYVNKQKRALPEESYTGWEKLSAKKLYIDELYNALIVKTVEGLGRGGKMFDKGVLDRFVDFVGEGAEDSGKSMKRIQNGNVETYILIMSLAVGIILIVNFILQ
- a CDS encoding NADH-quinone oxidoreductase subunit M, whose protein sequence is MSCLLLTLLLLPLVGSGLVFAWKNKSSKYLALGIALVQMLLTFYILSDFDFTPTVDSVLQHEINYPWSQFIKSSLHFGIDGMSMLLLLLTNILSPIIILSSFNENINYRNSFYGLILLMQFGLVGVFTSLDGLLFYIFWEVTLIPIWFIAGLWGQENKRFEFTTKFFVYTFVGSLFMLAGLIYVYNHSASFALTDLYNASLNETQQTVVFWFIFFAFAVKLPIFPFHTWQPDTYTYSPTQGSMLLSGIMLKMAVYGVIRYLLPITPIPIMGISGQIVIILAIVGILHGALIAIIQDDMKRIIAYSSFSHVGLMVAGIFASAVVTLRGTFTTEGAEGALVQTFAHGINVVGLFYCADILYKRFKSRDIRQMGGLAKVAPKFAVLFLLILLGSMGVPLTNGFIGEFILIKSIFDFNVLAAIIAGLTVILSAVYLLRFYGKAMFGKGDEAVLSTAKDLSGVEFSVLASLAVFVILLGIFPQPVIEMVSSSLKFIYASLIN